The genomic stretch CCTCCTCCTCACCACCGCCCAGCTGAAGCCCGGTTTCCCGGTTTCCCGTGTCGCCCAGGGGGTTGGGAAACCCCTTGGCACCGGCGCTGAGCAGGACGAATGTCCTGAGTGCCGGGTCCGGGCAGTCAGCGGCCCCGGCACCGGAAGACCTTCAACGGAGGAGACCCCTATGTTCCGCATCCCTCGCGCCGCCGCCGCACTCGCGGCCACCGCGGCCGTGCTCACGCTCGCCGGCAGCACGGTGGCCACCGCCGCCGGCACCTCGGCCCCCGCCCGGCAGACCGCCTCGCCCGCGGTCCAGGCCATCGTCTGCACCGTCAACGACAACGGCGTCAACTACCGCGGCGGCCCGGGCACCAATTACCCGGTCCTGGGTCAGGTGAACAGGGGCCAGAAGATGAACGCGAGGGGCCGCGAGGGTTCCTGGATCATGGGTGACCTCTGGGGCGGCCGTACCGGGGTGTGGATCCACGCCGCCTACCTGGACTGCTGAGACCCGGTTCGCCGGCCCGGCCACACGCCCGCGCCGAGGGCCGGCGGGCTGGACACACGGCGGGGTGGTGGAGGGTCTTCCCGGCCCGGGAGGGCCACCACCCCGCCCGGCACCGGCCGGCCGCCGAGGCCACGACCGCGCACCACACGCGAGCACGCCGACGGGGGCGCGCGGCGCCGGTCCCCGTGGCCGACCGGGGGACGGCGACCGGCCGGTGCCGGCATCGGGCCCGCCCTCTTTTGGGGGCGGGCCGGGCCGCGTTCGGCACGGCCCACGCCACGGTGGCGTTGCGTGGGGTTCTGGCCAGAACGGCGTAATATCAGCCAGTGGCTATCGAACTCACAGACGATTTGATCAAGCTGGAAGAAGCTGCCCTCGCGGAGCACGCGAAGCTCCGGGCCATGCAGGCCGAGTACGGCCGCACCTCCGACGGCGACGGCTGGACCGACGACCAGCACGCTGCCTGGCAGCAGCAGTGGGACGCCTGGCGGGCCGCGTCGGAAGCCGTGCAGGCCGCTGTCAGCGCACACGCCGAGGCCGCCGGCGAGAGCAGGTACGAGGTCGAGAAGGCCCTGAAGGGCAAGGTGCGGCACCCGGAGCCCGAGGAGGGCTAGCGGGAGCCACGAGAGGGCGGGCCTCCTGCCATAGCCCGGCCCGTGGCGGGGCCGGCCCGTGGCGGGGCCGGCCCGTCCCCGGGGCGGGCCCGACCTCTCGCCCTCACCGCAGCGCGTACCCCCCGTCCGGATACAGCGTCGAGCCCGTCATGTAGCCGTTGGTGAAGAGGAAGAGGACGGTTTCGGCCACCTCGGGTTCGGTGCCGAGGCGATTGAGGAGGGCGGCCTCGCGGTAGTGCCCGGCGGCCTGTTCGCGTACGTCGGCCGGGCGCCCGGACCAGAGGCTGCCGTCGATCATGCCGGGCGAGACGACGTTGACACGGACGGGCGCCAGTTCGACGGCCAGACCGCGCCCCAGGCCCTCGATCGCCGCGTTGCACGCGACGTAGGCGGGCGCCGGACCGGCCGGACGGACACTCGCGGCGCCGGACATCAGCACCACGGAGCCGTCCTGGGACAGGCGGGGTGCGGCGTGGCGGACGGCGTGGTACTGGCCCCAGAACTTGGACACGAACGGGCTCTCCGCGTCCTCGTCGGACAACTCGCGCATGGGGCCGGTCCGGTAGGAGGCGGCGGGGGTGAACAGGTGGTCCAGGTGGTCGACGGTGTCGAAGAAGGCGGCGATGGACCGCTTGTCGGTGTTGTCGACGGGGTGCCACCGGGCCGCCGGGCCCAGTTCGCGGGCGGCCTCGGCGAGGCGGTCCTCGTTGCGGCCGCCGAGGACGACGGAGGCTCCGGCGGTGACGGAACGGCGGGCCACCTCCAGGCCGATGCCGGAGGAGCCGCCGATGACGACCACAGTGCGTCCGTCGAGCGGGGCGGGCGGGGGCGGAGGCGCGGGCGGGGTGGCGCTCATGCTGTGCGGGTCCCTTCGGCAAGGCGGTCGTCGTCCCGCTGGGCGCGGGAGGCCGTCCGGTCGTCGTGGTGTGAAGATCAACCGGAGGCGGGCGCCGGTCATTCCCCGTAGCCGCCCCGGCCCGTAGGCACGCCCCGTAGCCGCGCCCCGTAGGCGCACCAGCCATAGCCGCCCCGCAGGCGCCCCGCCCGTAGGCACGCCCCGTAGCCGCCCCGGCCCGTAGCCGCCCGCCCCGTAGGCACGACCCGTAGCCGCGCCCCGTAGCCGCTCCGGCCCGTAGGCGTCCTCGCCCGTACAGCGCCCCCGCGCCAACCCGCCTACGCCGCCCGCGCCGTGTGGAACGTCTGGGCGGAGAGCCAGAAGAGGTCCGTGCGCCGGGCTACGCCCAGCGGGTCGTCCGGGTCGAGGAGGCGGGTGAGGGTGGCGCGGTCGTCCTCGTCCAGGAATTCGCCGAAGACCTCGACGGCGCGGTCCAGTTGCCGGGTGATGTGCTGCCGCTGGGCCGCGTCCAGCGGGGCGGGCACGTCCAGCAGGAAGCTGCGGCTGCGCGGGGACTTCAGGCCCGCCGCGGTCAGCAGGGCGGGCCAGTCCTCCACGACGCCGCGGGCGCCGGGCAGTGCCGCGCGCATCCGGGCGAACCAGTCCTCGCGCACCGCCTCCAGGCGGGCCTCGAAGCCGGGGCGGCCGAAGCCGAAGTCGCGGGGCAGCATGCGGGACGACAGGCCGCCCTCGGAGGCGACGAGCAGGCCGCCCGGGCGCAGCCGGCCGGCCAGGGCGGCCACCGCCGCGGCCTGGTCGCCGACGTGGTGCAGGGCCTTGCTGGACCAGATGAGGTCGGCGTCGCCGACGCCGTCGATGCCGTCGGGCAGCTCGCCGACGTGGGTACGGAAGCGGTCGCCGAAGCCGAGGCGGGCGGCGCGGTCCCGGGCGCGTCCGAGGAGCGCCTCGGTCGGGTCCACCGCCACGACCTCGGCGCGCGGGAAGGCCCGGGCGAGCAGGCAGCTGGTGACGCCGGGGCCGCTGCCGACGTCGAGCACCCGGCGCACCGCGTCGGGGCCCGGTCCGGACGGTTCGGTCAGCAGGTCCCGCAGCCAGGCCGTGGCCTGGTCGAGCATCGGCGTCTGGAATTCCGCCTCGCTTTCGAGGTGGGCGGCGAGCGCTTCCCAGTCCACGGTGGTGTGGTCGTCGTGGTGATGATGGTGCCGGTGCCCGGCCGGGTCGGGCTTCCGGCCGTGGTCGTCGTCGTGTCCGGGTGCCGGGGTGGTGGTGCCGTGGCTGTGGTCGGTCATGGGCCGAGGGTCCGGCAGGGCGCGCTGGAAGGCAACCTTTGTTGCCGGTCCGGCAAGGCCCCCGCGTCCGGCCCGGTGGGCCGGCCAACGTAAGGTCGGGTCCGTGGGAACTCCAGGATGGATACCGCCGACCGAGACGGAACGGCGGCTGTGTGAGGCGGGCGCGCGGGGCGACCGGGAAGGCCAGGTCGCGGCGGTGGCCGGCGAGGACCTGTATTTGGTGGTGCCCCAGCAGGGCCAGGACCCGCTGCCGGTCTACGAGGACCCGGCCGTGGGCGGCACCTGCATCCCGGTGACGACCCGCGGCATGCTGCCGCCCTGGCACCCCCAGCAGTTCTTCGACCGGGTGACGGTCGAGGAGCTGGCGCAGG from Streptomyces albofaciens JCM 4342 encodes the following:
- a CDS encoding class I SAM-dependent methyltransferase — protein: MTDHSHGTTTPAPGHDDDHGRKPDPAGHRHHHHHDDHTTVDWEALAAHLESEAEFQTPMLDQATAWLRDLLTEPSGPGPDAVRRVLDVGSGPGVTSCLLARAFPRAEVVAVDPTEALLGRARDRAARLGFGDRFRTHVGELPDGIDGVGDADLIWSSKALHHVGDQAAAVAALAGRLRPGGLLVASEGGLSSRMLPRDFGFGRPGFEARLEAVREDWFARMRAALPGARGVVEDWPALLTAAGLKSPRSRSFLLDVPAPLDAAQRQHITRQLDRAVEVFGEFLDEDDRATLTRLLDPDDPLGVARRTDLFWLSAQTFHTARAA
- a CDS encoding SDR family oxidoreductase, whose product is MSATPPAPPPPPAPLDGRTVVVIGGSSGIGLEVARRSVTAGASVVLGGRNEDRLAEAARELGPAARWHPVDNTDKRSIAAFFDTVDHLDHLFTPAASYRTGPMRELSDEDAESPFVSKFWGQYHAVRHAAPRLSQDGSVVLMSGAASVRPAGPAPAYVACNAAIEGLGRGLAVELAPVRVNVVSPGMIDGSLWSGRPADVREQAAGHYREAALLNRLGTEPEVAETVLFLFTNGYMTGSTLYPDGGYALR
- a CDS encoding SH3 domain-containing protein, translating into MFRIPRAAAALAATAAVLTLAGSTVATAAGTSAPARQTASPAVQAIVCTVNDNGVNYRGGPGTNYPVLGQVNRGQKMNARGREGSWIMGDLWGGRTGVWIHAAYLDC